The following proteins come from a genomic window of Drosophila sulfurigaster albostrigata strain 15112-1811.04 chromosome X, ASM2355843v2, whole genome shotgun sequence:
- the LOC133848051 gene encoding uncharacterized protein LOC133848051 isoform X2 translates to MSARKPATVAISTTSAAAKSDNNNVATSPTLELEGTVSGGDESATGGTSATTTAASDGEVETTTPEEEVEQGPTEKEKDKETTPEATVKDSGSPRKSLTDTKILRNTRLSSPLLLGAASDGEDQQPSNSQNNQRKGSTDRQIIRGRKSIKEMREAKLQDELNVKEELANFELEDEAKDTKDNVKSVLDSKDKEKETTPTPTTATSTPTPTPVSTPATTCNRVTRKAHAQELANNMAANNNTRVTRNRRQSSTVNNEPQLPARGRRKKPALLKRKRSIDDASNESSLALKYTKVEVKEEDDDPDSSVASLAGDEVAVTPAKFSSSSSGSSSTLNIKLELPDTEDTPMHTPELPSPAVQQSTASRRGRGRPQTRTTPVSCTGSSTRATRHSKAGSPCLLLATTPTEPPTASKRRRVGSLNRSLLVAKPTSSSSGNAGVDEDSKDSLASSSMDDLLLATAEIKQEKMTMDFEESLDAGVTTKPTDPEPVEEAPPSTSAAACSNGIEPLTVDTDPVAIKASPANELVEQQTAVEGTVKDLATGQETEIEAGETASANENETEAGKAPSLSPEMISEGVSAISVKQFYKKPEFLANNLGIEKDPELGEIVQIVTETTVDAEAETGAEADVEVEADAEAQIETLAETELILELDGDAESKQDNSAYSSAAMDELRVDESGDETTEILDDQKTTDEQETTAEKKATTTAAGEEEDATAAAVAVAVAAETMSSPGELNGETEQASKADDYDDFESEIMEQLAKEGVLDASGNALSATKASTLDKPTTPPCDSIKIVQQAEDTEAEAVVKDKQEEEEVEKEKQLPPTEEEVAKKKPSQVELDLEVAPYTEEQEAEANAEADADDDADGESDGDAEMQILSEDCVEYPEENKENVSTAAADGIVVAAGGDAVNCESSIDMDIDLAFKSEDSAVAAKLEAEAEVEGKEEVKPKMVDEAKKSIDEHKIVTKMETNGDGDGDDELLRREKELHLQHLGLLTHQAAEQLRQEYIQEAHTRAVHQQQQQQHHPSGKRSAAKGNAHIESSGTLKTVIKLNRSSNGGSGGAAAVPTGTVIHGAAVGGAGNASVSGGAAPTTSGIGSATRKGGIVVGGGHAGAASSSAHGVRRQSLKMTFQKGRARGHGATDRAADGQHGAHAEDYYTIQNENEGASKSNANPNLGNAGRKTTNRLSSTNNNHHNNNNNQNHSNGNNKQQLQQQHQQHLQHSKHNNDSSHSEGQGGQLDHSFYQTVKKDEKEKILIPEKASSFKFHPGRLCEDQCYYCSGKFGLYDTPCHVGQIKSVERQQKILANEEKLTVDNCLCDACFRHVDRRANAPSYKKRISAPGHLESNSNNNNNSAAAGGNSLDKHFAGDATDADFATTSSGAASASARVCAVKDCADGASHSLRRKCVRKSVKKCLLIFEIPVGTSNVWLCEPHYNTVIQSSGCVLCKRRLGKNHMYHITSDTDRLEKALAEMGIPVQLGVGTAVCKLCRYFANLLMKPPDSTKSQKADFVKNYRKRLLKVHNLQDGSNEVSEADDEDVRASTNSTVAVATASAASSAAGCDEASTELPMVVDYDGPATDSNSSSSSSHGAVAAAASATSKQMSKLQAILQQNLAGETATTNVASSGGGGGGVGKDKAADISNVLRGNPNISMRELFHGEEELGVQFKVPFGCSSSQRTPEGWTRVQTFLQYDEPTRRLWEELQKPYGNQSSFLRHLILLEKYYRNGDLVLAPHASPNASVYTQTVRQRLNSYDHGHCGGLQNNAKSAADVAAGQSQSPPTATAGSSNLSSSSCAASTNAASVLASALITPQQQQSQNQSSVDSLLLQPPSQEAVIPLVELNDDDDDDDDDDDGGGGGGGGGVNNGNQNREDIDYTPLERLRNVSVDKLTKQLSSNAVTITARPKESGKQASSAVEETTAHKMPLSKDAPPLVPTSSAAAAAAAAANSRSILKTNLLNKAVELLPLSAAQQQLQQQQQHQSNHKPAANANNNEKPLKLLDVANQLARSHLEQQSVSLLTLQQQQQQQQQKQKPLAAAAAVLQQPSKPAATNVAQLLSSPPELISLQRRRTSGVAIATSVNSAAAAAAAAAAAIASVPGLAGKRLQLPRAGGGSGAANAPSVIMLPDSLSPQERHDSKSWKPTLIPLKEQHKVPNKSPTLFQTADGRRLPAQVQVQSGGKPYLISIIDYNRMCILRREKLMRDQMLKTNAKSKPGGGGQAQSQSQSQSQQQQQQHSSNFAGLSSKMAAAQQTARQQLQQLQQQQQQHKQQLPTLQPGGSSGLRLARLAPKPMPPLSNPQQNATTTSNSGSNSTTTTQATNYQPMLVNALAAAAAAAATGSSSGLDNNTSWLWKNYPDHSQFLLNGNGNGAGNASKLPHLTSKPTATSISGGGSGLGGSGSGGGGITFTLKQQQQQQQQQKLIDNVIMSKIPKSLTVIPQHMGGGGGGGGDLTGSGSKE, encoded by the exons ATGTCGGCGCGCAAGCCCGCGACAGTAGCAAtatcaacaacatcagcagcagcaaaatcgGATAACAATAATGTAGCAACATCACCCACACTTGAATTGGAAGGAACTGTATCGGGCGGTGATGAATCTGCAACTGGAGGAacgtcagcaacaacaacggcagcgtCTGATGGAGAAGTGGAGACAACAACTCCTGAGGAAGAGGTAGAGCAAGGGCCAACAGAGAAGGAAAAGGACAAGGAGACGACGCCAGAGGCGACTGTGAAAGACAGCGGCTCGCCTAGAAAGTCGTTGACGGACACAAAGATACTGCGGAACACGCGTCTGTCATCGCCACTGCTGCTGGGTGCTGCCAGCGATGGCGAGGATCAGCAGCCCAGCAACAGCCAAAATAACCAGAGAAAGGGCTCAACGGATCGTCAGATTATACGCGGTCGTAAGTCCATAAAGGAGATGCGCGAGGCGAAGCTGCAGGACGAACTCAATGTGAAAGAGGAGTTGGCTAACTTTGAGCTCGAGGACGAAGCGAAAGACACAAAAGACAATGTCAAGTCAGTGCTGGACAGTaaagataaagaaaaagaGACGACGCCAACTCCAACAACTGCCACTTCCACTCCGACTCCCACTCCTGTGTCCACTCCCGCCACAACCTGCAATCGTGTCACACGCAAAGCACACGCTCAAGAGCTGGCCAACAACATggccgccaacaacaacacacgcGTCACCCGCAATCGCCGGCAATCGTCAACGGTCAACAACGAGCCCCAGCTGCCGGCTCGGGGTCGTCGAAAAAAGCCAGCGCTGCTTAAGCGCAAGCGCTCCATCGACGACGCGTCCAACGAGTCTAGCTTGGCTTTGAAATACACCAAAGTTGAGGTCAAGGAAGAGGACGACGATCCCGACTCGAGTGTGGCATCGCTGGCTGGCGATGAAGTCGCTGTCACGCCCGCCAAAttctcgtcgtcgtcgtcgggtTCGTCGTCAACGCTTAACATCAAGCTGGAGCTGCCCGACACCGAGGATACTCCCATGCACACACCCGAGTTGCCCTCCCCCGCTGTGCAGCAATCGACGGCCAGTCGACGTGGTCGAGGCAGACCCCAAACGCGGACTACGCCCGTCAGTTGCACTGGGAGCAGCACACGTGCCACACGCCACAGCAAGGCCGGCTCGCCGTGTCTGTTGTTGGCAACCACGCCCACTGAGCCGCCCACGGCTTCGAAGCGCCGCCGGGTCGGTTCATTGAATCGCAGTCTCCTGGTCGCCAagccgacgtcgtcgtcgtccggCAACGCTGGCGTTGACGAGGACTCCAAGGATAGTCTGGCATCCAGTTCCATGGATGATTTGTTGCTGGCCACGGCAGAGATAAAACAGGAGAAGATGACCATGGACTTTGAGGAGAGCCTTGATGCCGGGGTGACCACAAAACCGACCGATCCGGAGCCCGTCGAGGAGGCACCACCATCAACAAGTGCTGCCGCCTGCTCCAATGGCATCGAGCCGCTGACAGTCGACACTGATCCGGTTGCAATCAAGGCATCACCTGCCAATGAACTGGTGGAGCAACAAACAGCAGTCGAGGGAACGGTCAAGGACTTGGCAACAGGTCAGGAAACAGAAATAGAGGCGGGAGAAACCGCATCGGCGAACGAGAACGAGACGGAAGCTGGCAAGGCGCCCTCGCTGAGCCCAGAAATGATTAGCGAGGGTGTCAGCGCCATTAGCGTAAAGCAGTTCTATAAGAAGCCCGAATTTCTGGCCAACAATCTGGGCATCGAGAAAGATCCCGAGCTGGGCGAAATCGTACAAATTGTTACGGAAACGACAGTCGACGCTGAGGCTGAAACGGGAGCTGAAGCTGACGTTGAGGTCGAAGCTGATGCTGAGGCCCAAATCGAAACTCTGGCCGAAACGGAGTTGATCCTTGAGCTGGACGGGGATGCGGAGAGCAAACAGGATAATTCCGCCTACTCCTCCGCGGCCATGGACGAACTGCGTGTCGATGAAAGCGGCGATGAGACCACTGAAATACTGGACGACCAAAAGACCACAGATGAGCAGGAAACAACTGCTGAgaagaaagcaacaacaacagccgcagGGGAGGAGGAAGATGCGacagctgctgccgttgctgttgctgttgctgctgagacAATGAGTTCGCCGGGCGAGCTAAACGGCGAGACTGAGCAAGCATCCAAGGCAGATGACTACGATGACTTCGAGAGCGAGATTATGGAGCAGCTGGCTAAGGAAGGCGTATTGGATGCCAGTGGCAATGCGCTTAGCGCCACCAAAGCGTCAACACTGGATAAGCCAACAACGCCACCATGTGATTCAATCAAGATTGTGCAGCAGGCTGAGGACACTGAAGCGGAAGCTGTCGTGAAGGACAAgcaggaggaagaggaggttGAGAAAGAAAAACAGCTGCCGCCTACTGAGGAGGAAGTTGCAAAGAAGAAACCAAGCCAAGTGGAGCTCGACCTGGAGGTGGCACCCTACACCGAGGAACAGGAGGCGGAGGCCAATGCCGaggctgatgctgatgatgacgcCGATGGCGAGAGCGATGGCGATGCCGAGATGCAAATACTCAGCGAGGATTGCGTCGAATATCCCGAAGAGAACAAAGAGAATGTGTCGACTGCGGCCGCAGATGGCATCGTTGTCGCAGCCGGTGGCGATGCTGTCAACTGCGAATCATCAATTGACATGGACATTGATCTGGCATTCAAGAGCGAGGACAGTGCTGTCGCCGCCAAGCTGGAAGCGGAGGCCGAGGTTGAGGGAAAGGAAGAGGTAAAACCGAAGATGGTGGATGAGGCGAAGAAGTCAATTGATGAGCACAAGATCGTGACCAAGATGGAAAccaatggcgatggcgacggcgacgatgAGTTGCTGCGTCGCGAGAAGGAGCTGCATCTGCAGCATCTCGGTCTGCTGACACATCAGGCAGCCGAGCAGCTGCGTCAGGAATACATCCAGGAGGCGCACACTCGCGCCGtccaccagcagcaacaacagcagcatcatccCAGCGGCAAGCGGTCCGCTGCCAAGGGCAATGCGCACATCGAATCCAGCGGCACACTCAAGACGGTCATCAAGCTCaatcgcagcagcaacggcggcTCGGGAGGAGCAGCTGCGGTGCCCACAGGCACCGTTATACACGGCGCTGCTGTCGGAGGAGCGGGCAATGCAAGCGTCTCGGGTGGTGCAGCGCCGACGACGTCGGGCATTGGGAGTGCAACGCGCAAAGGTGGCATCGTGGTTGGAGGCGGCCATGCGGGAGCGGCGAGCAGCTCGGCGCACGGTGTGCGACGACAATCGCTCAAGATGACATTCCAAAAGGGACGGGCACGTGGACACGGGGCCACCGATCGGGCGGCCGATGGACAGCATGGGGCCCATGCCGAAGACTATTACACGATACAGAATGAG AACGAAGGTGCGAGCAAATCGAATGCAAATCCGAATCTGGGTAACGCCGGCCGCAAGACAACTAACCGTCTAAGCTCTACTAACAACAaccatcacaacaacaacaacaatcagaatcacagcaacggcaacaacaagcagcagttgcaacaacaacatcagcaacactTGCAGCACAGCAAACATAACAATG ATTCGTCACACTCGGAAGGCCAAGGTGGACAACTGGACCACAGCTTCTATCAGACGGTGAAGAAGGACGAGAAGGAGAAGATACTCATACCAGAGAAGGCCTCCTCGTTCAAGTTCCATCCGGGACGTCTGTGCGAGGATCAATGCTACTACTGCAGCGGAAAGTTCGGACTCTACGACACGCCCTGCCACGTCGGCCAGATCAAGTCCGTTGAGCGTCAGCAAAAGATACTCGCAA ATGAGGAGAAACTGACTGTGGATAATTGCCTGTGCGATGCGTGCTTTCGCCATGTGGATCGACGTGCCAATGCGCCCAGCTACAAGAAACGCATCTCTGCGCCAGGACACCTCGAgtccaacagcaacaacaacaacaacagcgctgCTGCAGGCGGCAACAGCTTGGACAAGCACTTTGCTGGCGATGCAACCGATGCTGACTTTGCCACAACTTCATCGGGCGCTGCTTCCGCATCGGCTCGTGTCTGCGCTGTCAAGGATTGTGCCGATGGGGCGAGTCATTCGCTGCGGCGCAAATGCGTGCGGAAGAGCGTCAAGAAATGCCTGCTGATCTTCGAGATACCCGTGGGCACATCGAACGTCTGGCTCTGTGAGCCGCACTACAACACTGTCATTCAATCCTCTGGCTGTGTGCTGTGCAAGCGTCGCCTGGGCAAGAATCACATGTACCACATCACCTCG GACACTGATCGGCTGGAGAAGGCTCTGGCCGAGATGGGCATTCCTGTGCAGCTGGGCGTTGGCACCGCCGTCTGCAAGCTGTGTCGCTATTTTGCCAATCTGCTGATGAAGCCGCCGGACAGTACCAAGTCTCAAAAGGCCGATTTCGTCAAGAACTATCGCAAGAG GCTGCTCAAGGTGCACAATCTGCAGGACGGCAGCAACGAGGTCTCCGAGGCGGACGACGAAGATGTGCGCGCCTCGACGAACAGCACAGTTGCCGTAGCCACAGCGTCGGCGGCATCGTCGGCAGCTGGCTGCGATGAGGCGTCCACAGAGCTGCCTATGGTGGTGGACTACGACGGGCCCGCGACGGACTCGAATtcgagcagctcgtcctcCCATGGCGCAGTCGCAGCTGCAGCCAGTGCGACCAGCAAGCAAATGTCCAAGCTGCAGGCGATACTCCAGCAAAACCTGGCCGGCGAGACAGCAACGACGAACGTTgccagcagcggcggcggcggcggcggcgttgGCAAAGATAAGGCTGCTGATATTTCGAATGTGCTGCGCGGCAATCCGAACATATCGATGCGGGAGCTCTTCCACGGCGAGGAGGAGTTGGGCGTGCAGTTCAAGGTGCCTTTCgggtgcagcagcagccagcgcACGCCCGAGGGCTGGACACGGGTGCAAACATTCCTGCAGTACGATGAGCCGACGCGTCGCCTGTGGGAGGAGCTGCAGAAGCCGTACGGCAATCAGAGCTCCTTCTTGCGCCATCTGATACTGCTGGAGAAGTATTATCGCAACGGCGATCTGGTGCTTGCGCCACACGCCTCGCCCAATGCCAGCGTCTACACACAAACGGTGCGTCAGCGTCTCAACTCCTACGATCATGGCCACTGCGGCGGACTGCAGAACAATGCGAAGAGTgcagctgatgttgctgctggtcagtcgcagtcgccgccAACCGCAAcagctggcagcagcaacttatCCTCCTCCAGCTGTGCGGCGTCAACGAATGCCGCCAGCGTTCTAGCAAGTGCCCTGATtacgccacagcagcagcagagccaGAATCAGAGCAGCGTTGattcgctgttgttgcagccgCCAAGTCAGGAGGCGGTCATTCCTCTGGTTGAGCTgaacgacgatgatgacgatgacgacgatgatgatgatggtggtggtggtggtggtggtggtggtgttaATAACGGCAACCAGAACCGGGAGGATATAGACTATACGCCGCTTGAACGCCTGCGCAATGTGTCCGTGGACAAGCTGACGAAGCAGCTCAGCTCGAATGCAGTCACCATCACTGCGCGACCCAAGGAAAGCGGGAAGCAAGCGTCGTCAGCAGTCGAGGAGACAACAGCACACAAAATGCCACTGAGCAAGGATGCGCCGCCTTTAGTGCCCacaagcagcgcagcagcagctgcggcagcggcagccaaCAGTCGCAGCATTCTCAAGACCAATCTGCTGAACAAGGCAGTCgagttgttgccgctgtcagcggcacagcagcaactccaacagcaacagcagcaccaatCGAATCACAAACCCGCCGCGAATGcgaacaacaacgaaaagcCGCTCAAGCTGCTGGATGTGGCCAATCAGCTTGCGCGTAGCCACCTGGAGCAGCAGTCGGTGTCGCTGCtgacgctgcagcagcaacaacaacagcagcagcaaaaacagaaacctctggctgctgctgctgcagtgttGCAACAGCCCAGCAAGCCAGCAGCGACGAATGTGGCACAGTTGCTGAGCTCGCCACCCGAGCTCATCAGTCTGCAGCGACGACGCACAAGTGGCGTGGCTATCGCAACTAGTGTCAActcagcggcagctgcagcagcagcagcagcggcagcgattGCATCGGTGCCCGGACTGGCTGGCAAGCGACTCCAATTGCCTCGGGCaggcggcggcagcggtgCTGCCAACGCGCCCAGTGTGATCATGCTGCCGGATTCGCTGTCGCCGCAGGAGCGACACGACAGCAAGAGCTGGAAGCCCACACTGATACCGCTGAAGGAGCAGCACAAGGTGCCGAACAAGTCGCCGACGCTGTTCCAAACAGCCGACGGACGTCGCCTACCGGCCCAAGTGCAGGTGCAGTCCGGCGGCAAGCCATACCTCATTTCCATCATAGACTACAATCGCATGTGCATATTGCGACGCGAGAAGCTGATGCGCGACCAGATGCTGAAGACGAATGCCAAGTCGAAGCCAGGTGGTGGTGGCCAggcgcagtcgcagtctcagtcgcaatcccagcagcagcaacaacagcactcGTCGAACTTTGCTGGCCTGAGCAGCAAAATGGCAGCAGCTCAACAGACTGCACgccagcagttgcagcagttacaacagcagcagcagcaacacaagcaACAGCTGCCCACGCTGCAGCCAGGCGGCAGTAGCGGATTGCGTTTGGCACGTCTGGCGCCGAAGCCAATGCCACCACTGAGCAACCCACAGCAGAATGCGACCACGActagcaacagcggcagcaactcgacgacgacaacgcaGGCGACCAACTATCAGCCGATGCTGGTGAATGCCTTGGCTgctgcggcagcggctgcagcgacgggcagcagcagcggattGGACAACAACACCTCGTGGCTGTGGAAAAACTATCCGGATCACTCGCAGTTTCTACtgaatggcaatggcaacggagCTGGAAACGCCAGCAAATTACCGCACCTCACCAGCAAGCCGACAGCGACGAGCATCAGTGGGGGCGGCAGCGGATTAGGTGGGAGTGGCAGTGGTGGAGGTGGGATTACTTTCACGctcaaacagcagcaacaacagcagcagcagcagaagctcATCGATAATGTCATCATGTCCAAGATACCCAAGAGTCTGACAGTCATACCGCAGCACAtgggcggaggaggaggaggtggcgGAGACTTGACAGGTTCAGGCTCAAAGGAATGA